The proteins below are encoded in one region of Micromonospora pisi:
- a CDS encoding NAD-dependent epimerase/dehydratase family protein produces the protein MLDLSRLCLAAAESGQIGPHVHVLVTGGLGFLGHAVSLHLLASGHRVTVLSRRRSTERLAPGAELVTGDLRDRARLARLVGEGGFDGVCHLAALTSAGDSLTDPLTYFDVNAVGTFNLLKAFEQASEERPGISFVFASTNIVYGSRPEGALTEDLDTHPESPYATSKVAAEQLVAAQASIGAIGATTLRLFNLAGAAGGVGDLDPGRIVPNVFRAMTGQLPHVTLNGGGAAVRDFVHVMDAAEAFRLAVERTRPGEHRLLNIGSGHGTSMLEVVTTAQQVTGRTVDVRRLPPKPEPFRLTADINLARVMLDWEPRRSALAEILTDAWAAWPVPGR, from the coding sequence TTGCTGGACCTCTCACGTCTCTGCCTCGCAGCGGCGGAATCTGGCCAGATCGGACCCCACGTGCACGTACTGGTCACCGGTGGGCTCGGCTTCCTCGGGCACGCGGTCAGTCTCCACCTGCTCGCGTCGGGACACCGGGTGACCGTGTTGAGCCGGCGTAGGTCCACCGAGCGGCTCGCTCCCGGAGCCGAACTGGTCACCGGGGATCTGCGGGACCGGGCACGACTGGCCCGGCTGGTCGGCGAGGGCGGATTCGACGGCGTGTGCCATCTGGCCGCGCTGACCAGCGCCGGGGACTCGCTCACCGACCCGCTCACCTATTTCGACGTCAACGCCGTGGGCACGTTCAACCTGCTCAAGGCGTTCGAGCAGGCCAGTGAGGAACGGCCGGGAATCTCCTTCGTGTTCGCCTCGACCAACATCGTGTACGGGTCGCGGCCCGAGGGGGCGCTCACCGAGGACCTCGACACGCACCCGGAGAGCCCGTACGCCACCTCCAAGGTTGCCGCGGAGCAGCTTGTCGCCGCGCAGGCCTCGATCGGGGCGATCGGTGCCACGACCCTGCGTCTGTTCAACCTCGCCGGCGCGGCCGGTGGGGTGGGCGACCTCGACCCGGGTCGGATCGTCCCGAACGTTTTCCGGGCGATGACCGGTCAACTGCCGCACGTGACCCTCAACGGGGGCGGGGCGGCGGTCCGTGACTTCGTGCACGTGATGGACGCGGCGGAGGCGTTCCGGCTGGCAGTGGAACGCACCCGGCCCGGCGAGCACCGGCTGCTCAACATCGGCAGCGGGCACGGGACCAGCATGCTGGAGGTGGTCACCACCGCCCAGCAGGTCACCGGTCGGACCGTCGACGTACGCCGGCTGCCGCCCAAACCCGAGCCGTTCCGGCTGACCGCGGACATCAACCTGGCCCGGGTGATGCTCGACTGGGAGCCCCGCCGGTCGGCGTTGGCGGAGATCCTCACCGACGCCTGGGCGGCGTGGCCGGTGCCCGGTCGTTGA
- a CDS encoding cytochrome P450, with the protein MPEAVPPPRRVPPPLPEIAACPHPAERYAALRARPAHRHPDGWVVARPEDVTAALNSPALRVPPTAVSTGAAGALQARMARFSDGAAHTRRRALVEELLPNPDELRRAAEEQTGPLLDGRRAPFDVMPLARTVPVAVLATALGVAPIDRDRTVTLVGRLCDALAPTLAPPPTPDDPDAVADELTTLLTPVGAGDFERVAAVAGILFQARDATAALIGSALLAATPADGTAPTGIGRLVERTLREEPPVQCTRRHAADPVALGGVGVPPGATVWVLLAAAETGPPAPPATFGAGPHACPGATQARAVAGGFLSATLARGLRPVPGQRMGYEPRPNLRLPTRLLMERR; encoded by the coding sequence GTGCCCGAAGCCGTACCACCGCCGCGCCGCGTCCCACCGCCACTGCCCGAGATCGCCGCCTGCCCCCACCCCGCCGAGCGGTACGCGGCGTTACGCGCCCGCCCCGCACACCGGCACCCGGACGGCTGGGTGGTCGCCCGGCCCGAGGATGTCACCGCCGCGTTGAACTCGCCGGCGTTACGGGTGCCGCCCACCGCCGTGAGCACCGGCGCCGCCGGAGCGCTACAGGCGCGGATGGCACGCTTCTCCGACGGCGCCGCGCACACCCGCCGTCGCGCGCTAGTCGAGGAACTGCTGCCGAACCCGGACGAGCTGCGTCGCGCGGCCGAGGAACAGACCGGGCCGCTACTGGACGGGCGGCGCGCCCCGTTCGACGTCATGCCGCTGGCCCGGACGGTGCCGGTCGCCGTACTGGCCACGGCGCTGGGGGTCGCCCCCATCGACCGCGACCGGACCGTCACCCTGGTCGGGCGGCTCTGCGACGCGCTCGCCCCGACGTTGGCGCCGCCACCCACCCCGGACGACCCGGATGCCGTCGCCGACGAACTGACCACGCTGCTCACACCAGTGGGAGCGGGAGACTTCGAGCGGGTCGCGGCCGTCGCCGGAATACTGTTCCAGGCACGTGACGCGACCGCCGCACTCATCGGCTCCGCACTGCTCGCGGCCACCCCCGCGGACGGCACCGCCCCCACCGGAATCGGTCGGCTGGTCGAACGGACGCTCCGCGAGGAGCCGCCGGTGCAGTGCACCCGCAGACACGCGGCCGACCCGGTCGCGCTCGGTGGCGTCGGCGTACCCCCGGGCGCGACGGTGTGGGTGCTGCTCGCCGCCGCCGAGACCGGACCGCCCGCTCCACCCGCCACCTTCGGCGCCGGTCCGCACGCCTGCCCGGGAGCGACGCAGGCCCGCGCGGTGGCCGGCGGCTTCCTCAGCGCGACCCTGGCCAGGGGCCTGCGGCCGGTGCCGGGACAACGAATGGGCTACGAGCCCCGGCCGAACCTGCGGCTGCCGACGCGACTGCTGATGGAGCGGCGATGA
- a CDS encoding GGDEF domain-containing response regulator: MTVEPAEEPKDLILVVDDDEDIARFVEFNLRLHGFDVRHARDGQEALDMIEAQRPDLAVVDLMMPRIDGLELTRRLRANPLTSALPVIMLTAKGMTVDKVHGLTAGADDYLVKPFDTAELIARVSSTLRRNKEFREVSPLTGLPGNSRVRREITDRVRSGVDYAVGYVDIDRFKSVNDRYGFSRGDEFISALARSLHRAVVSVGLPPAFLGHIGGDDFVIVCTPDQVRPLTERAVVDFEKAADELYDPSDAGRGYVELRDRRGNVQRAALVTLSIGVSLSVPERRFTDPLEVIAAASEMKSLAKHQPGSYVAVDRRRVES, from the coding sequence GTGACCGTCGAGCCGGCCGAGGAGCCGAAGGACCTCATCCTGGTCGTCGACGACGACGAGGATATTGCCCGTTTTGTCGAGTTCAACCTTCGGTTGCACGGTTTCGACGTACGGCACGCCCGGGACGGCCAGGAAGCCCTGGACATGATCGAGGCGCAGCGGCCCGACCTGGCCGTGGTCGACCTGATGATGCCCCGGATCGACGGCCTCGAACTCACCCGCCGGCTGCGCGCCAACCCGCTGACCTCCGCCCTGCCGGTGATCATGTTGACCGCCAAGGGCATGACCGTGGACAAGGTGCACGGCCTCACCGCGGGGGCGGACGACTATCTGGTCAAGCCCTTCGACACCGCCGAACTCATCGCCCGGGTCAGCTCCACCCTGCGCCGGAACAAGGAGTTCCGGGAGGTCTCCCCGCTGACCGGGCTCCCCGGCAACAGCCGGGTCCGGCGGGAGATCACCGACCGGGTCCGCAGCGGCGTCGACTACGCGGTCGGCTACGTCGACATCGACCGGTTCAAGAGCGTCAACGACCGGTACGGCTTCAGCCGGGGTGACGAGTTCATCAGCGCCCTGGCCCGCAGCCTGCACCGGGCGGTGGTCTCGGTCGGGCTGCCGCCCGCGTTCCTCGGCCACATCGGCGGCGACGACTTCGTCATCGTCTGCACCCCCGACCAGGTACGTCCGCTCACCGAACGCGCGGTGGTCGACTTCGAGAAGGCCGCCGACGAACTGTACGACCCCTCCGACGCCGGGCGCGGCTACGTCGAACTGCGCGACCGGCGGGGGAACGTGCAACGGGCCGCCCTGGTCACGCTCTCCATCGGGGTCTCCCTGTCGGTGCCGGAACGGCGGTTCACCGACCCGCTCGAGGTCATCGCCGCCGCCTCGGAGATGAAGAGTCTGGCCAAGCACCAACCCGGTTCGTACGTGGCGGTCGACCGACGCCGGGTGGAGAGCTGA
- the rpe gene encoding ribulose-phosphate 3-epimerase — protein sequence MTAPTPIIAPSILAADFAHLADEARVVESSADWLHVDVMDNHFVPNLTIGLPVVQSLLAVTTLPFDVHLMIEDPRRWAPAYADAGAYNVTFHAEACDNPVALAKELRSAGAKAGLAIDRDTPIEPYLELLPSFDTLLIMTIKAGFGGQRFIPELLDKVRAARRHAASGHLELRIEVDGGIAADTIEQAAAAGADAFVAGTAVYGAADPAAAIGHLRGLAERAVPRP from the coding sequence GTGACCGCACCGACGCCGATCATCGCGCCCAGCATTCTCGCCGCCGACTTCGCGCATCTCGCCGACGAGGCCCGGGTGGTCGAGTCGTCGGCGGACTGGCTGCACGTCGATGTGATGGACAACCATTTCGTGCCGAATCTGACCATCGGGCTGCCGGTGGTGCAGAGCCTGCTCGCGGTCACCACGCTGCCGTTCGACGTGCATCTGATGATCGAGGATCCGAGGCGGTGGGCTCCGGCCTACGCCGACGCCGGGGCGTACAACGTGACCTTCCACGCGGAGGCGTGTGACAACCCGGTCGCGCTCGCCAAGGAGCTCCGTTCGGCTGGCGCGAAGGCGGGGCTGGCGATCGACCGGGACACTCCGATCGAGCCGTACCTGGAGCTGCTGCCGAGTTTCGACACCCTGCTGATCATGACGATCAAGGCCGGGTTCGGTGGGCAGCGGTTCATTCCCGAGCTGTTGGACAAGGTGCGGGCGGCTCGCCGGCATGCCGCCAGCGGTCATCTGGAGCTGCGGATCGAGGTCGACGGCGGGATCGCCGCGGACACCATCGAGCAGGCCGCCGCGGCGGGGGCTGACGCCTTCGTGGCCGGCACCGCCGTCTACGGCGCGGCCGATCCGGCGGCGGCGATCGGGCATCTGCGGGGGCTGGCCGAGCGCGCCGTGCCGCGGCCGTGA
- a CDS encoding isocitrate lyase/PEP mutase family protein has protein sequence MTHTSDFAALHRRGSPFLLPNAWDVASALLLAEAGFPAVGTTSLGVTASVGLPDGAGAGAELTVALAGHLVPRLPVPLTVDLEGGYGDDPALVATLAAELAEIGVAGINLEDGRADGRLRSPEQHAAIIGAVTAAAPTLFVNARTDTYWLPVGRKGPLLTHRDVKGPFLTGDGRGRDRVRETVRRLATYRDAGASGVFVPGLTEPAEIATVAKAVDLPLNILWQPGLDLGACGTAGVARVSTGSALYRSALGAALAVADAAHRSTPPPGQAVDYHGLQRLVREAGRRAPR, from the coding sequence ATGACCCACACCTCGGACTTCGCCGCACTGCACCGACGCGGCTCCCCGTTCCTCCTGCCGAACGCATGGGACGTCGCCTCCGCGCTGCTGCTGGCCGAGGCGGGCTTCCCCGCCGTCGGCACCACCAGCCTCGGCGTGACCGCCTCCGTCGGCCTACCCGACGGCGCCGGAGCCGGCGCCGAACTCACCGTCGCCCTCGCCGGACACCTCGTCCCCCGGCTACCGGTACCGCTCACCGTCGACCTCGAAGGCGGGTACGGCGACGATCCGGCCCTGGTCGCCACGCTCGCCGCCGAACTCGCCGAGATCGGCGTCGCCGGGATCAACCTCGAGGACGGCCGGGCGGACGGACGACTCCGATCACCGGAGCAGCACGCCGCCATCATCGGTGCGGTCACCGCCGCCGCGCCGACGCTCTTCGTCAACGCCCGTACCGACACCTACTGGCTCCCCGTCGGAAGGAAGGGCCCCTTGTTAACGCATAGGGATGTGAAGGGGCCCTTCCTAACCGGAGATGGGCGGGGGCGGGACCGGGTCCGGGAGACCGTCCGGCGGCTCGCCACGTACCGGGACGCCGGAGCCAGTGGCGTGTTCGTGCCCGGCCTGACCGAACCCGCCGAGATCGCGACCGTGGCCAAGGCGGTGGACCTGCCGCTGAACATCCTCTGGCAGCCCGGCCTCGACCTCGGCGCCTGCGGGACCGCCGGGGTGGCCCGGGTCAGCACCGGGTCGGCCCTCTACCGCAGTGCCCTAGGTGCCGCCCTGGCCGTCGCGGACGCCGCGCACCGCAGCACACCACCACCCGGTCAGGCCGTGGACTATCACGGGCTGCAACGGCTGGTCCGGGAGGCGGGCCGCCGGGCACCGCGCTGA